The following proteins come from a genomic window of Methylorubrum populi:
- a CDS encoding LysR substrate-binding domain-containing protein codes for MTLDQLRIFVAVAERQHVTRAAEALNLVQSAVSAAISALETRHAVKLFHRVGRGIELTEAGGVFLSEARAVLARAQAAEQVLADLSGLRRGTLSIQASQTIASHWLPRHLVAFRAAYPDIVLRLGIGNTAEAAEAVRAGTAELAFVEGPIEDGSLASTPVAEDRLILVIAPDHPLAARARSGRSDLASVSWVLREPGSGTRSAFEAAIVALGIAPDALTVALELPSNEAVLAAVVAGAGASVLSEAVVGPSLRTGALVAVPFALPTRTFRVLRHKERYRSRAADALLDLIRAAP; via the coding sequence ATGACCCTCGACCAGTTGCGCATCTTCGTGGCGGTTGCCGAGCGCCAGCACGTCACGCGGGCGGCCGAGGCGCTGAACCTCGTCCAGTCGGCGGTCAGCGCCGCCATCAGCGCACTGGAGACTCGGCACGCCGTCAAGTTGTTCCACCGGGTCGGCCGGGGCATCGAACTGACCGAAGCGGGCGGCGTCTTTCTCAGCGAGGCTCGCGCGGTGCTCGCCCGCGCCCAGGCGGCCGAACAGGTGCTCGCGGACCTCAGCGGCTTGCGGCGCGGCACGCTGTCCATCCAGGCGAGCCAGACCATCGCCAGCCACTGGCTCCCCCGGCACCTCGTCGCCTTTCGGGCGGCCTATCCCGACATCGTCCTGCGGCTCGGCATCGGCAACACCGCCGAAGCCGCCGAGGCGGTCCGAGCCGGGACGGCGGAACTCGCCTTCGTGGAGGGCCCGATCGAGGACGGCAGCCTCGCGAGCACTCCGGTCGCCGAGGACCGGCTGATCCTCGTCATCGCGCCTGATCACCCGTTGGCCGCACGCGCGCGGTCGGGACGATCCGACCTCGCTTCAGTCTCCTGGGTGCTGCGCGAACCCGGATCGGGCACGCGCTCCGCCTTCGAGGCGGCGATCGTCGCGCTGGGCATCGCACCGGACGCACTCACGGTTGCCCTCGAACTGCCGTCGAACGAGGCTGTCCTCGCCGCCGTCGTGGCGGGGGCCGGGGCGAGCGTTCTATCCGAAGCGGTGGTCGGACCCTCTCTGCGAACCGGAGCGCTCGTCGCCGTGCCCTTCGCTCTGCCGACGCGAACCTTCCGGGTCCTGCGCCACAAGGAGCGCTACCGCAGTCGCGCCGCCGACGCCTTGCTCGACCTGATCCGTGCCGCCCCCTGA
- a CDS encoding molybdopterin-dependent oxidoreductase, translating to MSSLTERMARLIVHGERPYNAEPPLTRLRARYRTPAEDFYVRSHGDLPEIDAAAWRLSVDGAHVGPLDLSLADLRARFPEATVTATMQCAGNRRADMRAVAPVSGDPWDGGAIGTADWTGVRLGDVLRAAGVAPGANLHSDLHVAFESQDVVEGRPYGVSIPLAKAVAGETLLAFAMNGASLLPEHGFPVRAVVPGFAGVRSPKWLKRITVQDHPSTNPMQADDYKLFPPDVTAETANPAKGHTIETMPLNAAICEPARGARLKAGETTIRGYAIAGDRAIVRVDVSGDGGRSWHQATLEHEAGAPFAWTFWEIVLDLPSGERDLVVRAWDSAGQTQPARPDETWNFKGYLSASWHRVWVEVA from the coding sequence ATGTCGAGCTTGACCGAGCGTATGGCGCGCCTGATCGTTCATGGGGAGCGCCCCTACAATGCCGAGCCACCGCTGACCCGCCTGCGGGCCCGTTACCGGACCCCTGCGGAAGACTTCTACGTCCGCTCCCACGGCGACCTGCCGGAGATCGACGCCGCCGCATGGCGCCTGTCCGTCGATGGCGCGCATGTCGGTCCCCTCGATCTGTCGCTGGCGGATCTGCGCGCGCGTTTTCCCGAGGCGACCGTCACGGCCACGATGCAGTGCGCCGGCAACCGCCGCGCCGATATGCGGGCGGTCGCCCCAGTCTCGGGCGATCCTTGGGACGGCGGCGCCATCGGGACGGCGGACTGGACCGGCGTCCGCCTCGGCGACGTCCTGCGTGCGGCGGGCGTAGCGCCAGGAGCGAACCTCCACTCGGACCTCCATGTGGCCTTCGAGAGCCAAGATGTGGTGGAGGGACGGCCCTACGGCGTCTCGATCCCGCTCGCCAAGGCGGTCGCCGGCGAGACACTGCTGGCCTTCGCGATGAACGGGGCATCGCTGTTGCCCGAGCACGGCTTCCCCGTGCGGGCCGTCGTGCCGGGCTTCGCGGGCGTGCGCAGCCCGAAATGGCTGAAGCGCATCACGGTGCAGGACCATCCCTCGACCAACCCGATGCAAGCCGACGACTACAAGCTGTTCCCGCCGGACGTGACGGCCGAGACCGCCAATCCCGCGAAAGGCCACACCATCGAAACGATGCCGCTCAACGCCGCGATCTGCGAGCCCGCGCGCGGAGCCCGGCTCAAGGCGGGCGAGACCACCATTCGCGGGTACGCCATCGCGGGAGATCGGGCGATCGTGCGCGTCGATGTCTCGGGCGATGGCGGTCGGTCCTGGCATCAAGCTACGCTGGAACACGAGGCCGGCGCTCCCTTCGCCTGGACGTTCTGGGAGATCGTGCTGGACCTTCCGTCCGGCGAGCGCGACCTCGTGGTGCGCGCCTGGGACAGCGCCGGGCAGACCCAGCCGGCGCGGCCGGACGAGACGTGGAACTTCAAGGGCTACCTCAGCGCCTCCTGGCACCGTGTGTGGGTCGAGGTCGCTTGA
- a CDS encoding pentapeptide repeat-containing protein: MRRLALSFMLAVFAAGPAAAEQDLLLGADMSSPAMTKAEMSRADVEAMIQAADGKPIDLHDKALSGLDLSGLNLRGVNLRTARLNKANLRGADLSGANLEQAWLLKADLSGAKLADAKMFGITAREANLSGADLSRSMPIGDFKGANMSSATLVDLKGGANIKNQSMGLMRAVFTSVNLSGANLKGANLGRSRLEYANLKDADLTGVVLMGSDLSGANLTGATVTGADFKNVDVSGARLIDLQGQSEAKDWAERVNIDRAVTQASD, encoded by the coding sequence ATGCGCCGCTTAGCCCTCAGCTTCATGCTCGCCGTCTTCGCTGCCGGCCCCGCCGCGGCCGAACAAGATCTGCTGCTCGGAGCCGACATGTCCTCGCCTGCCATGACGAAGGCCGAGATGAGCCGCGCCGACGTAGAGGCGATGATCCAGGCCGCGGACGGTAAGCCCATCGACCTGCACGACAAGGCGCTGTCGGGCCTCGATCTCTCCGGGTTGAATCTCCGGGGCGTCAACTTACGAACTGCGCGCCTGAACAAGGCCAATCTACGCGGCGCCGACCTCAGCGGCGCAAACCTCGAACAGGCATGGCTCCTGAAGGCAGACCTTTCCGGGGCCAAGCTCGCGGACGCGAAAATGTTCGGCATCACTGCGCGGGAGGCCAACCTCAGCGGGGCCGACCTCAGCCGGTCCATGCCCATCGGCGATTTCAAGGGCGCCAACATGAGCAGCGCCACGCTGGTCGATCTCAAGGGCGGAGCCAACATCAAGAATCAGTCCATGGGTCTGATGCGGGCGGTGTTCACCTCGGTGAACCTGTCGGGCGCGAACCTCAAGGGAGCCAACCTCGGCCGGTCACGCCTGGAGTATGCGAATCTTAAGGATGCCGATCTCACTGGCGTGGTGCTGATGGGCTCAGACTTGTCCGGGGCCAATTTGACCGGTGCTACGGTCACGGGCGCGGACTTCAAGAACGTCGATGTCAGCGGCGCTCGTCTCATCGACCTCCAAGGTCAGTCCGAGGCCAAGGACTGGGCGGAGAGGGTGAACATCGACCGTGCCGTCACTCAGGCATCCGATTGA
- a CDS encoding Crp/Fnr family transcriptional regulator, translating to MTDAQKVEGWIDRFPLLQALSPAHLQIARGTVHFPVLDAGAIAYELNGECANYLMCLEGRTRIFRMSEGGREVLIYKVGPGGTCPLTTQCLLSGGTFPAQSVAEERTELAALPVGTFQHLIGDSAAFRRFVMDDYTRLMSGLFTLIDEVAFAPLKQRLAQRLLAEADPRGVAAVTHQKLADDVGSVREVVSRILAQWAEAGLIELRRGAVEIVDRTRLEAAGRR from the coding sequence ATGACGGATGCCCAAAAGGTCGAGGGGTGGATCGACCGGTTTCCGCTTCTTCAAGCTCTCAGCCCGGCGCATCTTCAGATCGCTCGGGGAACCGTGCATTTCCCGGTGCTGGATGCAGGCGCCATCGCCTACGAACTAAATGGCGAGTGTGCCAACTACCTGATGTGCCTGGAGGGACGCACGCGGATCTTCCGGATGTCGGAGGGCGGACGCGAGGTGCTGATCTACAAGGTTGGCCCGGGCGGCACCTGCCCCCTCACCACTCAGTGTCTCCTGTCCGGCGGCACCTTTCCGGCGCAGAGCGTGGCCGAGGAGCGGACCGAACTCGCGGCCCTGCCGGTCGGCACGTTCCAGCACCTGATCGGCGACAGCGCGGCGTTCCGCAGATTCGTCATGGATGACTACACGCGATTGATGTCCGGCCTGTTCACGCTGATCGACGAGGTCGCGTTCGCACCGCTAAAGCAGCGCCTCGCGCAACGCCTCCTCGCTGAAGCCGATCCGCGGGGCGTCGCCGCGGTGACCCATCAAAAGCTCGCGGACGATGTCGGAAGCGTGCGCGAGGTGGTGAGCCGCATTCTGGCACAATGGGCCGAGGCGGGCCTGATCGAACTTCGTCGAGGCGCGGTCGAGATTGTTGACCGGACCCGCTTGGAGGCCGCCGGGCGGCGGTGA
- a CDS encoding YncE family protein has product MRHLIPATLLLALLGGTALAGQAPGPASAPDVPVGPRDRFYTSDQFSNTVSVIDPAANTLLGVIRLGDTTPANLSPLYRGQLLVHGMGFSPDRKTLLAVSIGSNSVSFIDTATNTVRRTTYVGRSPHEAFFTPDGREVWVSVRGEDYVAILDAGTGKETGRITVPNGPGMTIFSPDGRYGYVCSSFSPETVAIDVKSREIVGRIKQESPFCPDIAATPDGKQVWFTLKDVGRVQVFEATPPFKALKTIETGPITNHVNIARTKAGQFAYVTIGGLNQVKVFRTDDFSQVATIPTGALPHGLWPSGDGSRIYVGLENADAVAVIDTGSNAVIATIPIGQGPQGVAYVPDAVSEGAGAPNLQPLGAAGQSSTLTLAGPDGKAATQVTLFDQGVLQTLQAAVTGLTPKKPYVLALSADPKGAGPLEPLAAFMTNPAGAAIVNAVGPIRQVTQNANEAARRSLVIVEGKPGETGATVQTQAPR; this is encoded by the coding sequence ATGCGACACCTCATTCCGGCGACCCTGCTGCTCGCCCTCCTCGGCGGGACCGCGCTTGCGGGCCAGGCGCCGGGGCCCGCCTCGGCGCCGGACGTGCCGGTCGGCCCCCGCGACCGGTTCTACACCTCGGACCAGTTCTCCAACACGGTCTCGGTGATCGACCCAGCCGCCAATACGCTCCTAGGCGTGATCCGTCTCGGCGACACGACGCCCGCGAACCTGAGCCCGCTCTATCGCGGCCAGCTCCTGGTCCACGGCATGGGCTTCTCGCCCGACCGCAAGACCCTGCTCGCCGTCTCGATCGGCTCGAACTCGGTCAGCTTCATCGACACCGCCACCAACACTGTGCGCCGCACAACCTATGTCGGCCGCTCGCCGCACGAGGCGTTCTTCACGCCGGATGGGCGCGAGGTCTGGGTCAGCGTGCGCGGCGAGGACTACGTCGCGATCCTCGACGCGGGGACCGGCAAGGAGACGGGCCGGATCACGGTGCCAAACGGGCCCGGCATGACGATCTTCTCGCCCGACGGGCGTTACGGCTACGTCTGCTCCAGCTTCAGCCCCGAGACGGTCGCCATCGACGTGAAGAGCCGCGAGATCGTCGGGCGGATCAAGCAGGAGAGCCCGTTCTGCCCCGACATCGCGGCGACGCCCGACGGCAAGCAGGTGTGGTTCACCCTCAAGGACGTCGGCCGCGTCCAGGTGTTCGAGGCCACGCCGCCGTTCAAGGCGCTCAAGACCATCGAGACCGGACCGATCACCAACCACGTCAACATCGCGCGCACGAAGGCCGGGCAGTTCGCCTACGTGACGATCGGCGGCCTGAACCAAGTGAAGGTGTTCCGCACCGACGACTTCTCGCAGGTCGCGACGATTCCCACCGGCGCGCTCCCGCACGGCCTCTGGCCCTCGGGCGATGGTTCGCGGATCTATGTCGGCCTGGAGAATGCCGACGCGGTCGCGGTGATCGACACCGGCAGCAACGCGGTGATCGCCACCATCCCGATCGGCCAGGGGCCGCAGGGGGTGGCCTACGTCCCGGACGCGGTGTCGGAGGGAGCGGGTGCGCCGAACCTCCAGCCGCTGGGCGCGGCGGGCCAGTCGAGCACGCTGACGCTGGCCGGGCCGGATGGCAAGGCGGCCACGCAGGTCACGCTGTTCGACCAGGGCGTGTTGCAGACCCTGCAGGCGGCGGTGACGGGCCTCACGCCGAAGAAGCCCTACGTGCTGGCCCTCTCGGCCGATCCGAAGGGCGCCGGGCCGCTGGAGCCGCTGGCCGCCTTCATGACGAACCCGGCGGGCGCGGCCATCGTCAACGCCGTGGGCCCGATCCGGCAGGTGACGCAGAACGCGAACGAGGCCGCGCGGCGAAGCCTCGTCATCGTCGAGGGCAAGCCCGGCGAGACCGGCGCGACGGTCCAGACGCAGGCACCGCGCTGA
- a CDS encoding YeiH family protein has translation MPAAAFLRSRALALSSILPGLSLCLAVTGAALGLEMVEKHIFGRAWLEALVLSIVLGTAVRTAWNPGRRFARGIAFGAKTVLEIAVVLLGASLSLGTLLAAGPGLLVGIAVVVALAIAASYGIGRVLGLTPRLAILVACGNSICGNSAIAAAAPVIDADGEDVASSIAFTAVLGVLVVLGLPLLVPLLGLSPMQYGVLAGLTVYAVPQVLAATAPVAALSVQVGTLVKLVRVLMLGPVVLALSLGISWLRAGTGVTVPHRTAGERPASGRMPLHRLVPWFILAFLALTGLRSAELVPEAALHPMAAAANALTIVSMAALGLGVDVRSVAKAGPRVTLAVVASLAALTAVSLGLIRLLGIA, from the coding sequence ATGCCCGCAGCAGCCTTTCTCCGATCACGCGCGCTTGCTCTGTCTTCCATCCTGCCCGGCCTGAGCCTTTGCCTCGCGGTGACGGGCGCCGCCCTCGGGCTGGAGATGGTCGAGAAGCATATCTTCGGCCGTGCGTGGCTGGAGGCTCTGGTCCTCTCCATCGTGCTGGGCACGGCCGTCCGCACGGCCTGGAACCCTGGTCGGCGCTTCGCTCGCGGTATCGCGTTCGGCGCCAAGACCGTCCTGGAAATCGCCGTCGTCCTGCTCGGCGCCTCGCTCAGCCTCGGGACGCTGCTCGCGGCCGGGCCGGGGCTCCTCGTCGGCATCGCGGTGGTGGTGGCCCTCGCCATTGCGGCGAGCTACGGCATCGGCCGAGTTCTCGGGTTGACCCCGCGCCTGGCCATCCTCGTCGCCTGCGGCAACTCGATCTGTGGAAACTCGGCGATCGCGGCGGCGGCCCCGGTGATCGACGCGGACGGCGAGGACGTCGCCTCTTCCATCGCCTTCACCGCCGTGCTCGGCGTTCTCGTCGTTCTCGGGTTGCCGCTGCTCGTGCCGCTGCTCGGACTCTCACCGATGCAGTACGGTGTGCTCGCGGGGCTCACGGTCTACGCCGTGCCGCAGGTTCTCGCCGCAACCGCCCCGGTGGCCGCCCTCAGCGTCCAAGTCGGCACCCTGGTCAAGCTGGTCCGCGTGCTGATGCTTGGGCCAGTGGTCCTGGCTCTCTCGCTCGGGATTAGCTGGCTGCGCGCGGGGACGGGCGTGACCGTACCGCACCGCACGGCCGGCGAGCGCCCCGCCTCGGGCCGGATGCCGCTGCACCGGCTGGTGCCGTGGTTCATCCTCGCCTTCCTGGCCTTGACGGGTCTTCGCTCCGCGGAGCTCGTTCCCGAAGCGGCTTTGCACCCCATGGCCGCGGCGGCGAACGCGCTGACCATCGTGTCGATGGCGGCCCTCGGCCTCGGCGTCGACGTGCGCAGCGTCGCCAAGGCGGGACCACGCGTCACCCTGGCGGTAGTCGCTTCGCTCGCCGCCCTGACGGCCGTGAGCCTCGGGCTGATCCGCCTGCTCGGCATCGCCTGA
- a CDS encoding anti-sigma factor family protein translates to MTASDPRPVGEDDLHAFVDGRLDPGRRARVEAWLAAHPEAAARVAADREVRERLRARLAPVADEPIPARLRIANLAGSRRMRLPRRWPSAAAAALLLALGGAAGWAGRGAVPGPGAHAEPMTQAAVSAFRTYVVEAAHPVEVRADGSTDLVRWLSARLGRPVTVPDLRAQGFRLMGGRLLPAGDEPAAMLMYDDDRGTRLTLYSRAGPTGGRGVFRYARADDVAAFSWIDAGMSYVVTARTDEARLLRVAEAVDAQVSGKREVAR, encoded by the coding sequence ATGACCGCGTCCGACCCGCGTCCCGTCGGCGAGGACGACCTGCACGCCTTTGTGGACGGACGGCTCGATCCGGGCCGCCGCGCCCGCGTCGAGGCGTGGCTCGCCGCGCATCCGGAGGCAGCCGCCCGGGTCGCCGCCGACCGGGAGGTGCGGGAACGCCTGCGGGCGCGCCTCGCGCCCGTGGCGGACGAGCCGATCCCCGCCCGCCTGCGCATCGCGAACCTCGCAGGCTCGCGCCGGATGCGCCTCCCGCGTCGGTGGCCGAGCGCGGCGGCGGCGGCGCTCCTGCTCGCCCTCGGCGGCGCGGCCGGGTGGGCCGGGCGCGGCGCCGTGCCGGGCCCGGGCGCCCACGCCGAACCGATGACGCAGGCGGCCGTCTCCGCCTTCCGCACCTACGTGGTCGAGGCCGCCCATCCGGTCGAGGTCCGCGCCGACGGCTCGACCGACCTCGTGCGATGGCTCAGCGCGCGCCTGGGCCGGCCCGTCACCGTGCCGGACCTGCGGGCGCAGGGATTCCGGCTCATGGGCGGGCGCCTGCTCCCCGCCGGAGACGAGCCGGCGGCGATGCTGATGTACGACGACGACCGGGGCACCCGCCTGACCCTGTACAGCCGGGCCGGGCCGACCGGCGGGCGCGGCGTGTTCCGCTACGCCCGCGCCGACGACGTGGCCGCCTTCTCGTGGATCGATGCCGGGATGTCCTACGTGGTGACGGCCCGCACGGACGAGGCGCGGCTGCTCCGGGTCGCCGAGGCGGTCGATGCGCAGGTCTCGGGCAAGCGCGAAGTCGCGCGGTGA
- a CDS encoding sigma-70 family RNA polymerase sigma factor: MDDLAVLIEPQIPALRRYATALLRQREAADDLVQDTLERAIRAWPQRREGDLRAWLFAILRNRYLEGVRRRRGIEVGPEALMEIAEVGVDPEAAVGARDVLDGIAALPEEQRSVLLLVAVEDMSYAEVAAVLAIPVGTVMSRLSRARGRLRAFLDRAPTIVTGHLRRVK, encoded by the coding sequence TTGGACGACCTCGCCGTCCTGATCGAACCGCAGATTCCGGCCCTGCGGCGCTACGCGACCGCGCTGCTGCGGCAGCGCGAAGCAGCCGACGACCTCGTCCAGGACACGCTGGAACGGGCGATCCGCGCCTGGCCGCAGCGCCGCGAGGGCGATCTGCGGGCGTGGCTGTTCGCGATCCTGCGCAACCGCTACCTCGAAGGCGTGCGCCGCCGCCGGGGCATCGAGGTCGGCCCGGAGGCGCTGATGGAGATCGCGGAGGTCGGGGTCGATCCCGAGGCGGCCGTGGGCGCGCGGGACGTGCTCGACGGGATCGCCGCGCTTCCCGAGGAGCAGCGGTCCGTCCTGCTCCTCGTCGCGGTCGAGGACATGTCCTATGCCGAGGTCGCCGCCGTGCTCGCGATCCCCGTCGGCACGGTGATGTCGCGCCTCAGCCGGGCGCGCGGCCGGTTGCGCGCCTTCCTCGACCGGGCTCCCACGATCGTCACCGGGCATCTGCGGAGGGTGAAATGA
- the copM gene encoding CopM family metallochaperone — protein MRGAPTAILITLFMAGGVLGGGMMMRAGHAETAPGGFDAMMAQSMARMHADMAVSPSGDPDRDFAAMMIPHHQGAIEMAKAELAYGRDPVLRRLAQGIVVEQAQEIEVMRRALAERPVAQTPPTQPPARHHH, from the coding sequence ATGCGCGGAGCACCGACGGCGATCCTCATCACCTTGTTCATGGCCGGGGGTGTCCTGGGCGGCGGCATGATGATGCGCGCCGGGCATGCGGAGACCGCCCCCGGCGGCTTCGATGCGATGATGGCCCAATCGATGGCGCGGATGCACGCGGACATGGCGGTGTCGCCGTCCGGCGACCCCGACCGGGATTTCGCCGCCATGATGATCCCGCACCATCAGGGCGCGATCGAGATGGCGAAGGCCGAACTCGCATACGGCCGCGACCCGGTCCTGCGTCGGCTCGCGCAGGGCATCGTCGTCGAGCAGGCGCAGGAGATCGAGGTCATGCGCCGCGCCCTCGCCGAGCGACCGGTCGCGCAGACCCCACCGACGCAGCCGCCGGCCCGCCACCACCACTGA